Proteins from a single region of Sesamum indicum cultivar Zhongzhi No. 13 linkage group LG5, S_indicum_v1.0, whole genome shotgun sequence:
- the LOC105161380 gene encoding synaptotagmin-3 isoform X1, producing MGILDSLLGMVGFGIGIPIGLFLGFFMFIYFRPRNVKKEGVTRSLNSIDSNSMIDIVPELPLWVMNPDYERVDWLNKFIIDMWPYFDKAACGIIKTTMDDLFAEYVGKYQIKSICFQRLTLGDLPPTIHGLKTQDSKENELVLDLSLRWAGNADICLAIKLLCLQLTVQMVDIQASAAVRMVLRPFVPTFPCFSSVAVSLMEKVNNSNISASRFLISSEELLYTLDILFARLQPKIDFGLRVMGGDIMSIPGLYQLVQEVIAKQVAKLYLWPQTYDLDILDSSIGAAKKPVGILNVKVVRAHKLLKMDFLGASDPYVKLSLTGERLPAKKTSVVMNSLNPVWCEDFKLIVKDPESQVLQLQLYDWEKVGAHDYLGMQVVPLNELIPYKKQEFTLDLLHSMHPDDPHNKKPRGSILVEMTFVPFLEDSLKYSGRIDVAGNGSCNNFHGNISLSGSGLLLVAVIEAKDVEGKKNHVSPYATILFRGDKRKTKSIKNTRNPVWNEEFQFLLDEAPVKDKIHIEVIAKRRRRLGFMTKESLGYVDINLADVVYNGHINEKYSLINSRDGSIHLVIRWKVI from the exons ATGGGGATTCTTGATAGTTTGTTGGGAATGGTTGGATTTGGAATCGGAATACCGATTGGTCTTTTTCTGGGATTCTTCATGTTCATATACTTTCGACCCAGAAATGTTAAGAAG GAAGGTGTTACGAGGTCACTCAATAGTATTGACTCAAACTCTATGATAGATATCGTCCCTGAACTTCCATTGTGGGTGATGAATCCAGATTACGAGAGA GTTGATTGGTTAAACAAGTTTATCATTGATATGTGGCCGTACTTTGATAAG GCTGCATGTGGGATTATAAAAACCACAATGGACGATCTCTTTGCTGAGTATGTTGGCAAATATCAGATAAAATCTATTTGTTTTCAGCGCCTTACTCTTGGAGACTTACCTCCCACAATTCATG GCCTGAAGACCCAAGATTCTAAAGAGAATGAACTAGTTCTTGATCTTTCACTGAGATGGGCTGGAAATGCTGACATTTGTTTGGCAATCAAACTGTTGTGTCTGCAACTGACGGTCCAG ATGGTGGACATTCAAGCATCAGCAGCAGTCAGGATGGTTTTAAGACCTTTCGTACCAACATTCCCATGTTTCTCAAGCGTTGCTGTTTCATTGATGGAGAAGGtaaacaattcaaatatttccGCTTCCAGGTTTCTGATTTCTTCGGAAGAACTATTGTACACACTTGATATACTCTTTGCAAGATTGCAGCCAAAGATAGACTTTGGACTAAGAGTCATGGGAGGAGATATTATGTCGATACCTGGCCTCTACCAGCTTGTCCAG GAAGTTATTGCAAAACAAGTTGCCAAGCTTTATCTCTGGCCCCAAACGTATGACCTAGATATCCTTGATAGTTCAAT AGGAGCAGCAAAGAAGCCTGTCGGAATATTGAACGTTAAGGTTGTAAGAGCACACAAACTCTTGAAAATGGATTTCCTGGGTGCATCTGACCCCTACGTCAAACTCAGCCTTACTGGGGAAAGGCTTCCAGCAAAGAAGACTTCAGTCGTAATGAACAGTTTGAACCCTGTATGGTGCGAGGACTTCAAGCTGATCGTGAAGGATCCAGAGTCTCAAGTTCTCCAATTGCAACTGTATGACTGGGAAAAG GTCGGTGCTCATGATTATCTTGGGATGCAAGTGGTTCCTCTGAATGAGCTCATCCCGTACAAGAAGCAAGAATTCACCCTTGATCTGCTACACAGCATGCATCCGGACGACCCTCATAACAAGAAGCCACGAGGCAGTATCCTAGTGGAAATGACCTTTGTTCCTTTCCTGGAAGACAGCCTAAAATACAGTGGAAGAATAGATGTTGCAGGGAATGGAAGTTGTAACAATTTTCATGGAAACATCTCATTAAGTGGATCAGGTTTGCTTCTGGTTGCCGTCATAGAAGCAAAGGACGTTGAAGGGAAGAAGAACCACGTTAGTCCTTATGCCACAATCCTCTTCAGAGGAGACAAGAGAAAAACTAAG TCTATCAAGAATACTCGGAACCCGGTTTGGAACGAAGAATTTCAGTTCTTATTAGACGAAGCTCCCGTTAAGGACAAAATACACATCGAAGTGATTGCTAAGAGGAGACGACGCTTGGGATTTATGACCAAG GAGTCGCTGGGGTATGTAGATATTAATCTGGCTGATGTAGTCTACAATGGGCATATCAATGAGAAGTACAGTCTTATCAACTCCAGAGATGGAAGTATACACTTGGTTATAAGGTGGAAGGTGATATGA
- the LOC105161380 gene encoding synaptotagmin-3 isoform X2, whose protein sequence is MGILDSLLGMVGFGIGIPIGLFLGFFMFIYFRPRNVKKEGVTRSLNSIDSNSMIDIVPELPLWVMNPDYERVDWLNKFIIDMWPYFDKAACGIIKTTMDDLFAEYVGKYQIKSICFQRLTLGDLPPTIHGLKTQDSKENELVLDLSLRWAGNADICLAIKLLCLQLTVQMVDIQASAAVRMVLRPFVPTFPCFSSVAVSLMEKPKIDFGLRVMGGDIMSIPGLYQLVQEVIAKQVAKLYLWPQTYDLDILDSSIGAAKKPVGILNVKVVRAHKLLKMDFLGASDPYVKLSLTGERLPAKKTSVVMNSLNPVWCEDFKLIVKDPESQVLQLQLYDWEKVGAHDYLGMQVVPLNELIPYKKQEFTLDLLHSMHPDDPHNKKPRGSILVEMTFVPFLEDSLKYSGRIDVAGNGSCNNFHGNISLSGSGLLLVAVIEAKDVEGKKNHVSPYATILFRGDKRKTKSIKNTRNPVWNEEFQFLLDEAPVKDKIHIEVIAKRRRRLGFMTKESLGYVDINLADVVYNGHINEKYSLINSRDGSIHLVIRWKVI, encoded by the exons ATGGGGATTCTTGATAGTTTGTTGGGAATGGTTGGATTTGGAATCGGAATACCGATTGGTCTTTTTCTGGGATTCTTCATGTTCATATACTTTCGACCCAGAAATGTTAAGAAG GAAGGTGTTACGAGGTCACTCAATAGTATTGACTCAAACTCTATGATAGATATCGTCCCTGAACTTCCATTGTGGGTGATGAATCCAGATTACGAGAGA GTTGATTGGTTAAACAAGTTTATCATTGATATGTGGCCGTACTTTGATAAG GCTGCATGTGGGATTATAAAAACCACAATGGACGATCTCTTTGCTGAGTATGTTGGCAAATATCAGATAAAATCTATTTGTTTTCAGCGCCTTACTCTTGGAGACTTACCTCCCACAATTCATG GCCTGAAGACCCAAGATTCTAAAGAGAATGAACTAGTTCTTGATCTTTCACTGAGATGGGCTGGAAATGCTGACATTTGTTTGGCAATCAAACTGTTGTGTCTGCAACTGACGGTCCAG ATGGTGGACATTCAAGCATCAGCAGCAGTCAGGATGGTTTTAAGACCTTTCGTACCAACATTCCCATGTTTCTCAAGCGTTGCTGTTTCATTGATGGAGAAG CCAAAGATAGACTTTGGACTAAGAGTCATGGGAGGAGATATTATGTCGATACCTGGCCTCTACCAGCTTGTCCAG GAAGTTATTGCAAAACAAGTTGCCAAGCTTTATCTCTGGCCCCAAACGTATGACCTAGATATCCTTGATAGTTCAAT AGGAGCAGCAAAGAAGCCTGTCGGAATATTGAACGTTAAGGTTGTAAGAGCACACAAACTCTTGAAAATGGATTTCCTGGGTGCATCTGACCCCTACGTCAAACTCAGCCTTACTGGGGAAAGGCTTCCAGCAAAGAAGACTTCAGTCGTAATGAACAGTTTGAACCCTGTATGGTGCGAGGACTTCAAGCTGATCGTGAAGGATCCAGAGTCTCAAGTTCTCCAATTGCAACTGTATGACTGGGAAAAG GTCGGTGCTCATGATTATCTTGGGATGCAAGTGGTTCCTCTGAATGAGCTCATCCCGTACAAGAAGCAAGAATTCACCCTTGATCTGCTACACAGCATGCATCCGGACGACCCTCATAACAAGAAGCCACGAGGCAGTATCCTAGTGGAAATGACCTTTGTTCCTTTCCTGGAAGACAGCCTAAAATACAGTGGAAGAATAGATGTTGCAGGGAATGGAAGTTGTAACAATTTTCATGGAAACATCTCATTAAGTGGATCAGGTTTGCTTCTGGTTGCCGTCATAGAAGCAAAGGACGTTGAAGGGAAGAAGAACCACGTTAGTCCTTATGCCACAATCCTCTTCAGAGGAGACAAGAGAAAAACTAAG TCTATCAAGAATACTCGGAACCCGGTTTGGAACGAAGAATTTCAGTTCTTATTAGACGAAGCTCCCGTTAAGGACAAAATACACATCGAAGTGATTGCTAAGAGGAGACGACGCTTGGGATTTATGACCAAG GAGTCGCTGGGGTATGTAGATATTAATCTGGCTGATGTAGTCTACAATGGGCATATCAATGAGAAGTACAGTCTTATCAACTCCAGAGATGGAAGTATACACTTGGTTATAAGGTGGAAGGTGATATGA